The segment ctctctctccctctctctctctcttactcataaaatgtttttttttcctttatttgtactAGGAAACACCCGGTAGTTTGAAATTGACAGCTTTAGCTTGTATTGTTTGTCAGAGCCACTTAGCCACTTAGTAATGTGACACGTCAGCGTATACATATTTTGTGAGGCCCAGACACGGTGCGGAAGGAATGAAGATGTGGCTTTACTTTCTTCGTCAGGCCTAcacagaagacagaaaaaagtcAGGAGTCATGGTCAAGCAATCTAAGGAAAAGCATGAAGGGACTTTCTTTGTAAAACATACCCTTAACTCTTGATTGCGAGGTTATGAGAAGGTAAGATTGAAGTCAGCGGGAGCTCGGTGGGAGATGAGGAACTTTTTGGATATATCTACACTGAACCAATGCTGTGATATTACGTGCTATTTGCTAAGTGTCAAGGGATTTGCCTGAGGCGGAATGTTAGTCGCCTTTCAGTATGGGATAAGGGAGAACAAATCAAATTATATTAGTTTCGTTTTTACATGGATGGTCAAACAGAAATTGGCCACGAGAAGATATTATTCAGATTTTGTATTTTTCATCTAAGACGCGTTGACAGGGACACACACGTTGAAGATAAGTCCATAACTCTGTGGAAGGTCAGCAAAATAACTACGAGGCGCTGAGAGATTCTGCAAAAAGACCACAATAGGCGGCAGCTGGCATTATGAGATGAAGGACAGGGTAACTCAAACTTACATACCTGACGCCTGAATGGAGTTTTGTCAGCGGGAGTTATGAAAATCACTTGTTTCAGCACATGAGACCCTAACCGCACACACAGTGATTTACGTTCCGAGGTAGTGGGCGGGGTGGAATCTACAATATCTGTCCCAAGTGCCAATTCAGGTTCACATAAGATCTCTCTCTTACAGTTGTGTATGGATTTGGGCCGGCGAGTGCTGCCTCACCCTATGCCCCGCCCGCCCAGCCAACCCTGACGCCGACTCGACCCGCGCCGGCACCGCCCACCCACAACCACGCCCCTCCGAGGCCCCAGCCGCCGACGGCCACGCCCCCCGAGTACTCGACGGTAGGACAGTTTCCGAAGGATCCTGTGCTGGTGTGTGTTGAGTTGCCTTGGTGTCTGAAGCATGAGCAGAGGGGTAGACGATGTAAAGGAAATTGCAAGAACTGAAATACAGTATTTGACCTTCCATTGAAACGTTTGGTGCCTTTAATAATTCAAGTGTTCTAAAATTCTCAGAACGGCAGGGCGAGTTCCCCCCCACTGCGGGAGGGAGAGGCACCCCCCTCGTGCGTCGTGGCGTGGCGGGGGGCGGCAGGACTCAAGCTTTACTTCATACAGCAAGAAGGCCATGTTGTCTCGCCCCTCAAGCCTCTCTCGCTCACCGTCTTCAAGAGGATTGGTGAGTccgagatttctctctctctctctctctctctctctctctctctctctctctctctctctctctctctctctctctctctctctctctctctctctctctcttctctctctctttctctctctctctctttctctctctctctctttctctctctctctctctctctctctctctctctctctctctctctctctctctctctctctctctctctctctcctctctctctctctctctctctctctctctctctctctctctctctctctctctctctctctctctctctctctctctctctctctctctctctctctcgctctctcgctctctcgctctctctccctccccctccccctgtctctctctctcccctctcccccctgtctctctctctccctgtctcactatctccctctcccctctccctctccctctattcccccctcttcctctccctcccctctccctctccctcccactctccctctccctctccctcctctctccctcttcctctccctctccctctccctctccctctccctctccttctccctctccttctccttctccctctccctctccctctccctctccctctccctctccctctccctctccctcttcctcttccttttcctctccctctcactttccctatccctttccctttccctttcactctccctctccctctccctctccctctccctctccctctccctctccctctccctctccctctccttctccctattactctccctctccctctccctccccctctccctctccctctccctctccctctccctctccctctccctctccctctcactctcactctcactctcactttccctatccctttccctttccctttcactcttcctctccctctccctctccctctccctctccctctccctctccctctccctctccctctccctctccctctccctctccttctcactctcactctcactctccctctccctctccctctccctctccctctccctctccctctccctctccttctccctctccctctccctctccttctctctctctctctccctcccttttccttttccttttcctttccctttccctttccctttccctctcccctttccttttccttttccttttccttttccttttccttttccttttccttttccttttccttttcctttccctttcctctccctctccctctccctctccctctccctctccctgtctctctctcttccctctcccccctgtctctctctctccctgtctcactttctccctctcccctctccctctccctctattcccccctcttcctctccctcccctctccctctccctcccctctccctctccctctccctcctctctccctccttccctctccctctccctctccctctccctctccctctccttctccttcctccctctccctctccctctccctctccctctccctctccctctccctccctcccttttccttttcctcttccttttcctttcccttccctttccctttccctttcctttcccttccctttccctctttccttccttcccttttccttttccttttcttttccttttccttttccttttccttttccttttccttcccttccctctccctctccctctccctctccctttctccatctctctccctttcccccttcctttccctttccctctccctctccctttcatgactggtttcatcatcttctcccttgtcctttccttttcctatcaATCGCttctgctttccctccctccctcctttcctctctctctctctctttctctatctcattaaTTAAACATCATCTTTAAACTGCAGATTCCTCGGAGGTAGACTCGGTCCGTCTCATTCCTCTGTCTTCCGCAGGAGGAGCCACGCCGCCGGCAGGAGATGAGAGCCTCGTCGGGATGCTGGAAGTTCCAGGAGTCTGGAGGCTGAAGCTGAGGGCGAGGCGATGCTTCTGTTTGCACACCTTCCCTGACTCCTACGTTTTCCTCGATGAGTCGACGAACCCGCGTGAGTTGCGTGCTTGATTGTCTGGCCAAGAaaacttttgctattattattattaataataatattcatattttttgttttgttttggttaataataataataataataataatcattattaatattatttttaatatcagtattagtattagtattagtattagtattagtattagtattattgttattagatattgttattgttattactattcttcttattattgttattgttattgttattgttattcttaatattattattataattatttctattattagtcgtagtagttgtataatcattattatttattattatttttgatgatgatgatgatgatgatgattgattattattattattattattattattattattattattattattattattattattattattattattattattattattattattatcatttattttgttattatcattgttattgttattagcattgatattgttattattgttggtgttatcattatcatcttcatcattatcatattacttttgCTGTTAAGTACAAGTAGTAGCAATATAAGCAATAATATTTCAGATAGTGTAATTTTAGCAGATGTTAGCAGTAGAGATCGTACTCTGCTGCTATTATTTTTGCGATAATAACAGCCAAAAAATAATAGCATAAGTTATGTTGATTCTTACTAGTCGGGGAAGCTAGTGATCACACAGGGGCTGCCTCGGGACTTGCATATATAACGTTACTAAAGAAGTCCTTAAATTTTGGAACAATAATCTCCATGCAAAAACGACGTAGGATAATTCGTAACTATTGTCGTGTTTTTCATGTTCATTTTCTCCGATGGCTGATTTAAAACTAACGATAAAGCAGCCAATGGATCCCTTGGACAGTCCTCTAATAATACAAGAGCGCCGACGATGTTGTTCCCAACAGATGATGACGGTTGTCCCCCAACAGAGCGCGTGGTCGTGCTGCAGCTCCCGGAGGACGTGTCCACGACCATGATGGCGGACCTGCTGGCACTCCTGCGGGAGATGACCGACTtgcgggaggagcaggagggtgtTGTCGACAAAATCACTACTGGTGTCAGCACAGGTAAGCGCTGGCTGTCCTGCAAACGTGCACacactccaccccctccacacaaACACCTCGAGATAACGTGCAGAAGACACGGTGGATAAAGAATGACAAAAAAGTTGCCTTTCTTTCGCAGTGTACACGGACCTCACTAAGAAGATCAACACAGCCGTGAAAGGAACTGCTCCGGGGGCGCACAAGAGCACCAAGTGGCTGAGGAAAGGCACGGGGTCATTAGGTACGTTCTGATATGAAGTTCCTTGGTTATGCTTTTGAACATTGGAATCGAGAGATGTTTAGATATTCGTTCGATGAGGCTATGTTATATTGAGGTTGAGGTTGATAGAAAACTACATTTAAAGTAAGTTGCATCTCTGACTTATGCTAGTTAATTTAAACATATTAACCAAGGGAAGTTACCAAAGAGTTAGGTTATATTTATGTAGGTTAAATAGTAGTAGATAGCATAATAAGTAGTTAAAGGAAGTCAAAGTAAAAGTGACGATAAGGTTAGCTACAATTTATTTGAACTTTAATCCGTGAGAGTGGATTTTTGATAGGAAGTGCTTAATGATGTATGCAGTGTCTGCTTACAGCATGTTTAGATTAAGAAAACCAAGTTAGTTTTTACAGATTTTTGGACCGTTTTACTagatttgttcttcttttttaatagCTAAAACTATTATCCTTAAACTGCTGTAAAATCTGAATCCATTCCATGTCCTTTCACAGTGCGCATGGGAGGAAGCCTCGTGTCGAAGGGGATGCACCTCATAGCCGACCAGGTGGCGCCAGGACCCCCGCAGGAggtaggatggggagagaaggggggaggacggaagggagggaggagggaagggaagggggtgggggggttaggaggacggaaggaaggcagagatttggaaaagggaagaaggaaggaaggaaagaagggtacggataaaaaggaaggaaggaagggaggaagggaatgagggctggaagtaaatgagagaaagggagagagaagagacagcgagagaaaaggatcaaATGAAAGATCCCCCctacccgacccccccccccgtttaTTTCGAAATTAAAGTTTAAGTCTCAAAGAAATTAattgagaataaataaatatctttgcCTGTGTGCCTGCACTTTGCTTGTTCCAAGGACCGGGCTTTCTTTGGAGATTGAAACCAGCAGTTTCGAGTGTTGAAGTTGAACAGTTcttgacaatatatacatatatatacatacattaaatatatactatatatatacctatatatacacacatacatatataaatatatgtatataatatatatatatattttcaacacacaaaagaatattatatatttgttgtacatacatacatacatacatacatacatacatacatacatacatacatacatacatacatacatacatacatgcatacatacatacatacatacatacataaataaatacatacatgtaatcacacatatatacatacatacacacatatatgtactcacatatacatacatacatacatacatacatatatatctatatatgtatatatatgtatgtataaatgtgtatatatattgatgtatatatgtatatgtatatgtatacatatttatatatatgtatatgtctgtatatatgtgtttaaatgtatatgtatatataagtatatacgtgtgtgtgtgtatatatgtatgtatgtatgtatgtatgtatgtatgtatgtatgtatgtatgtatgcatgcatgtatgcatgtatgtatgcatgtatgtatgcatgcatgtatgtatgtatgtatgtatgtatgtatgtatgtatgtatgtatgtatgtatgtatgtatgtatgtatgcataacccTGTTCGAACATTTGAACGGTGCGCAGTTCAGATTTAATGGGGATCTAttgattattgtttattttatgtagACAAACATTTCGCACATTACTCTTCCTTCATGCCTGATAATTTATTCTGAAGTGCATTGATAGACGCTGACTGGAAAACATTTTAGAATGAAGAAAAAGTCAAATATCGAGACAGGCTGTGGCGATTGTGAACAGGCTGTCAGCAAAGCCGTTCATAGCTGAATGGCGCAAGCCGGTTCGGCAAGGCAAGGGGAGAAGGATACACTCTATAGGGAGTTCGATTACCTTCACCCCACGGAGACACCCAGAGTGATTCGGCCTCGTTTTGAAATTGCTGAAGTCCATCTCGGAGTCGCGTAGGGACTGACATTGGATAAGGCGTCAGAACATAGTTCAGAGTGGGGAGGACTGTACGTAATAACATGGCGTGATCTGTGTCCAGTCCCTGTGCTTCTCCCAGTCCTTGCTCTCATGTAAGATTTTCGTTCCTTTAGGAAAATGAAATTCTGGTTCGACTATACCCACCCCAAAGTGTGGATTGACCTGAACTTACCCAACCTCTTGCGCCAAAGAGTGTTCCTCCTGTTAGACATAATTGCAATATCATCTGCATAAAGATTATCTTTTATATACCGCTCTCGGAGGTGGATGTTGAGGATACCAAGCGAACACTACGCGGTGGCGTTTTATTTTCAATCCAGATTCTGGCAGTTGTGATTCAAAGAACTTGGTATAGAAATGTAGTGGTTCTTTTGGTTTGGGAATGAGGATTGTGCGATGGGATATACGCAAGACAGAAAACCACTTTACTTGGGGAAGCGTACCAGGGCCATGAGTAATAAGGGCCACCATGGGCACAGGAACTGCGTCGTGTCCTGATTTCTAGTTCAGTATGGCGGCGATGCTAGTTGGAGGCATGGCATTGAAGGTATCTAaccactctcatatatatatatatatatatatatatatatatatgtgtgtgtgtgtgtgtgtgtgtgtgtgtgtgtgtgtgtgtgtgtgtgtgtgtgtgtgtgtgtgtgtgtgtgtgtgcatgtgcgcgagcactaacatatatatatatatatacacatatacatatatatatgtatatatataaatacagaactTCACCTAAGAGAAGTTGTAGGAAGAATCTCTCCCAGTCTgtgtggcaggggagggggggatttttcATGTGAtccagtgagagtgagtgagtgagtgagtgagtgagtgagtgagtgagtgagtgagtgagtgagtgagtgagtgagtgagtgagtgagtgagtaagtgagtgagtgagtgagtgagtgaatgagtgagtgagtgggagtgagagtaatAGGCTGACAAAGTGACAGGCTGAAAGCGATTGAGGAGAAAAGTGAGCGGAAATTATGCTTATCAATTCATATTATTCTTGCGTCAATTAAATACTATCGTCTATATAAACTAAGCATTTCAATTTACTACAAAGGACTGTTATCTAAACATATTTTTGTGACCCTTTACATGCCTGCCTTTGGATACTTCGGCTGAAACAAGGAAACTTATGTGAGTGAATTTATTCTGGATTCTAGTTTCTCTGCCTAAGTGAGGAGTTTATATAACATGGGCGGATTTAGAGAGACTGCTGgaattgcattttctttttaaaaaatcctaGATCcgcctgtgtttatgtgtgtgtgtgcgcgcgcggacGTGTACACAAAGTCGAAACAAGTATTGTTATTTAGATTTTGCGTGTACATCCGTGCGGGCGTACGTGTCCCTACGTTTGATGTCCTTGCAGTAGGCTTATGACACAGAAATTATAAGTGATTTCCATCTTCAAAGTTCAAATTCCTGATATAGTCACATTAACTATGAAAATCAGGAGGAGTAATCCACCATTACTTCGCAGGAGGAATCTGTAGTGCACTCGTACCTGGTCGACTCCTTATCGACCTTCCGGAAGAAGCTGGAGGCGAACGAGGTCACGTACGTGTGATGCGGCGAAGCCCCAGTTCAGGCGGACGTCTGGCAAGGCGCTCGGACGCAGTGCTGACGGAGGCGACGCCAGGTGCTGCCATGCGCGCCTCTCCTGCAGTCGGGTTTCGCGGAGGGAGAGGGCGCTCCGGGGGCAAGCTGGGCGTTGGGCAAGGGAGTGGAAGGATTGTGCCATCGAGTCAACTATTTATTATATGCACTTTTAACAAGACTTAGGGTATATCCAGTAAATCAAAACTTGGAATATATTCATTTCATATGAATGTCATGGGGCGTGTTTGATTATGATCTTTTTTACATTTGCACcttgatattgtttatatatatatgtatatatatatgcatatatgcatatatgcatatatgcatttatatatatatgt is part of the Penaeus chinensis breed Huanghai No. 1 chromosome 35, ASM1920278v2, whole genome shotgun sequence genome and harbors:
- the LOC125044167 gene encoding extensin-like isoform X4, whose product is MEAPNTVMPGAGPPSSAPPAYQGPPPPYTEYPGQQFAGGPPAGAAPYGLGFCVPPPASHQQPYPPGYNAAPQPHPGGTSLYPDISQIPQPQAGTVPFTGAWPYQSALPYTSSFGAPHNPTYGMPPPWGMVHGVLCPAGETPSTACKQADNEHGFPFPLHGSEAPFAPSAPAEKSPADDSRPFDPANRSADGRHPPYVPAHSSGSRHFPLASPHSSYHPHQSGFQYDNADPHQSSSQVVYGFGPASAASPYAPPAQPTLTPTRPAPAPPTHNHAPPRPQPPTATPPEYSTNGRASSPPLREGEAPPSCVVAWRGAAGLKLYFIQQEGHVVSPLKPLSLTVFKRIGGATPPAGDESLVGMLEVPGVWRLKLRARRCFCLHTFPDSYVFLDESTNPHDDGCPPTERVVVLQLPEDVSTTMMADLLALLREMTDLREEQEGVVDKITTGVSTVYTDLTKKINTAVKGTAPGAHKSTKWLRKGTGSLVRMGGSLVSKGMHLIADQVAPGPPQEETYEESVVHSYLVDSLSTFRKKLEANEVTYV
- the LOC125044167 gene encoding vegetative cell wall protein gp1-like isoform X3 — protein: MEAPNTVMPGAGPPSSAPPAYQGPPPPYTEYPGQQFAGGPPAGAAPYGLGFCVPPPASHQQPYPPGYNAAPQPHPGGTSLYPDISQIPQPQAGTVPFTGAWPYQSALPYTSSFGAPHNPTYGMPPPWGMVHGVLCPAGETPSTACKQADNEHGFPFPLHGSEAPFAPSAPAEKSPADDSRPFDPANRSADGRHPPYVPAHSSGSRHFPLASPHSSYHPHQSGFQYDNADPHQSSSQVVYGFGPASAASPYAPPAQPTLTPTRPAPAPPTHNHAPPRPQPPTATPPEYSTVGQFPKDPVLNGRASSPPLREGEAPPSCVVAWRGAAGLKLYFIQQEGHVVSPLKPLSLTVFKRIGGATPPAGDESLVGMLEVPGVWRLKLRARRCFCLHTFPDSYVFLDESTNPQRVVVLQLPEDVSTTMMADLLALLREMTDLREEQEGVVDKITTGVSTVYTDLTKKINTAVKGTAPGAHKSTKWLRKGTGSLVRMGGSLVSKGMHLIADQVAPGPPQEETYEESVVHSYLVDSLSTFRKKLEANEVTYV
- the LOC125044167 gene encoding extensin-like isoform X5, encoding MEAPNTVMPGAGPPSSAPPAYQGPPPPYTEYPGQQFAGGPPAGAAPYGLGFCVPPPASHQQPYPPGYNAAPQPHPGGTSLYPDISQIPQPQAGTVPFTGAWPYQSALPYTSSFGAPHNPTYGMPPPWGMVHGVLCPAGETPSTACKQADNEHGFPFPLHGSEAPFAPSAPAEKSPADDSRPFDPANRSADVVYGFGPASAASPYAPPAQPTLTPTRPAPAPPTHNHAPPRPQPPTATPPEYSTVGQFPKDPVLNGRASSPPLREGEAPPSCVVAWRGAAGLKLYFIQQEGHVVSPLKPLSLTVFKRIGGATPPAGDESLVGMLEVPGVWRLKLRARRCFCLHTFPDSYVFLDESTNPHDDGCPPTERVVVLQLPEDVSTTMMADLLALLREMTDLREEQEGVVDKITTGVSTVYTDLTKKINTAVKGTAPGAHKSTKWLRKGTGSLVRMGGSLVSKGMHLIADQVAPGPPQEETYEESVVHSYLVDSLSTFRKKLEANEVTYV
- the LOC125044167 gene encoding vegetative cell wall protein gp1-like isoform X2, producing the protein MEAPNTVMPGAGPPSSAPPAYQGPPPPYTEYPGQQFAGGPPAGAAPYGLGFCVPPPASHQQPYPPGYNAAPQPHPGGTSLYPDISQIPQPQAGTVPFTGAWPYQSALPYTSSFGAPHNPTYGMPPPWGMVHGVLCPAGETPSTACKQADNEHGFPFPLHGSEAPFAPSAPAEKSPADDSRPFDPANRSADGRHPPYVPAHSSGSRHFPLASPHSSYHPHQSGFQYDNADPHQSSSQVVYGFGPASAASPYAPPAQPTLTPTRPAPAPPTHNHAPPRPQPPTATPPEYSTVGQFPKDPVLNGRASSPPLREGEAPPSCVVAWRGAAGLKLYFIQQEGHVVSPLKPLSLTVFKRIGGATPPAGDESLVGMLEVPGVWRLKLRARRCFCLHTFPDSYVFLDESTNPHDDGCPPTERVVVLQLPEDVSTTMMADLLALLREMTDLREEQEGVVDKITTGVSTVYTDLTKKINTAVKGTAPGAHKSTKWLRKGTGSLVRMGGSLVSKGMHLIADQVAPGPPQEEESVVHSYLVDSLSTFRKKLEANEVTYV
- the LOC125044167 gene encoding vegetative cell wall protein gp1-like isoform X1 — its product is MEAPNTVMPGAGPPSSAPPAYQGPPPPYTEYPGQQFAGGPPAGAAPYGLGFCVPPPASHQQPYPPGYNAAPQPHPGGTSLYPDISQIPQPQAGTVPFTGAWPYQSALPYTSSFGAPHNPTYGMPPPWGMVHGVLCPAGETPSTACKQADNEHGFPFPLHGSEAPFAPSAPAEKSPADDSRPFDPANRSADGRHPPYVPAHSSGSRHFPLASPHSSYHPHQSGFQYDNADPHQSSSQVVYGFGPASAASPYAPPAQPTLTPTRPAPAPPTHNHAPPRPQPPTATPPEYSTVGQFPKDPVLNGRASSPPLREGEAPPSCVVAWRGAAGLKLYFIQQEGHVVSPLKPLSLTVFKRIGGATPPAGDESLVGMLEVPGVWRLKLRARRCFCLHTFPDSYVFLDESTNPHDDGCPPTERVVVLQLPEDVSTTMMADLLALLREMTDLREEQEGVVDKITTGVSTVYTDLTKKINTAVKGTAPGAHKSTKWLRKGTGSLVRMGGSLVSKGMHLIADQVAPGPPQEETYEESVVHSYLVDSLSTFRKKLEANEVTYV
- the LOC125044167 gene encoding proline-rich receptor-like protein kinase PERK8 isoform X6 — protein: MEAPNTVMPGAGPPSSAPPAYQGPPPPYTEYPGQQFAGGPPAGAAPYGLGFCVPPPASHQQPYPPGYNAAPQPHPGGTSLYPDISQIPQPQAVVYGFGPASAASPYAPPAQPTLTPTRPAPAPPTHNHAPPRPQPPTATPPEYSTVGQFPKDPVLNGRASSPPLREGEAPPSCVVAWRGAAGLKLYFIQQEGHVVSPLKPLSLTVFKRIGGATPPAGDESLVGMLEVPGVWRLKLRARRCFCLHTFPDSYVFLDESTNPHDDGCPPTERVVVLQLPEDVSTTMMADLLALLREMTDLREEQEGVVDKITTGVSTVYTDLTKKINTAVKGTAPGAHKSTKWLRKGTGSLVRMGGSLVSKGMHLIADQVAPGPPQEETYEESVVHSYLVDSLSTFRKKLEANEVTYV